From a single Brassica oleracea var. oleracea cultivar TO1000 chromosome C5, BOL, whole genome shotgun sequence genomic region:
- the LOC106292875 gene encoding small nuclear ribonucleoprotein SmD3b-like, with product MSRSLGIPVKLLHEASGHIVTVELKSGELYRGSMIECEDNWNCQLEDITFTAQDGKVSQLEHIFIRGSKVRFMVIPDILKHAPMFKRLDARIKGKSGSLGVGRGRAAMRGNAPATGRGTGGRGAVPPVRR from the exons ATGAGCCGAAGTTTGGGAATACCGGTGAAGCTTCTTCACGAGGCGTCAGGCCATATAGTGACGGTTGAGCTGAAGAGCGGCGAGCTCTACAGAGGAAGCATGATCGAGTGTGAGGATAACTGGAACTGCCAGCTCGAGGACATTACCTTTACCGCTCAG GATGGTAAGGTATCACAGCTTGAGCATATCTTCATTCGAGGAAGCAAAGTCAG GTTTATGGTCATACCAGACATTCTCAAGCATGCTCCAATGTTCAAGCGCTTAGATGCTAGAATCAAG GGAAAGAGCGGATCACTTGGTGTTGGCAGAGGCAGAGCTGCAATGCGAGGAAAT GCTCCGGCTACTGGGCGTGGAACTGGAGGAAGGGGAGCGGTACCACCTGTGAGGAGATGA